CGTCTCCGATTTCCGGCAGGGCGCGAATTGCTGCGAGGCGCACGTTTTTATCACCACTCTTGGTGGCGGCATGCAGCGCGGGCAGTGCTTTGATTTCACCGAGCTTGCCCAACACTTGGGCGGTGAGAATTTGCTTGGCAACCGGAAGCTTCTCCAACTCTGCGGCCAGGACGGTGGCAATTTCCGGTCCGCTCAGTTCCATGGCGGTGCGGGCGGCGGCCTCCGTCATGACGTAATCGGTGCTGCGAAACGCTTCCAGCAATAGTTTAATGCCGTCCTTTTGCCGGGTTAGCACGGCACCACGCAAAGCGGCGGCGCGAACTTGGTGTGGCATTTGGGTGATGGCGCGCAGGTGATCATAGAGTACCATCGCCTCTTTCACTTGGCCGCTGGCGTGGCTGGCTTCCGCGCAACGCAACAGGCCCTCGGCAAAGGGGGCGAGATTGACTGGATCGGCCTGAAGCAGGGCGGTATCCAACACGCGTCCCGCCACCGGCGAACCGATGGCCCCAAGGGCGCGCGCGGCGGCGTGGGCGACTTGGATATCCTGATCGCGCAACAACCGGGCCAGCGCTTCAATGCTGACGCCGTCTTTGCGCGCGCCGACCGAGCCAATCACCCCGATGAGCATGCGGCCTTTCAATTTGAGCAGCGCGGCGCGCAACGCGACATCCACGGAAGGATCAGCGATGGTTTCCAGCGCGTAACGGGCGTTGTGCGAGAGTTGTTCATCGGCCAGCAGCAGAATCAGGGCTGGCACGGCTTCCTTGGTCCCCACGCGAGCCAATTCGCGGCAGGCGTCCACTTTCTCCTTTTGCGGGGCCTCGGATTTGAGGACCGCGATCAGTTTGCTTTCCGGGTTGTCCTGGGTGCGTGCGGGAGTTGCCACCGCGAGCAGGAGAATGGCTGCCAGGGTAATCGAACGGGTGAAAATTTGCATAGCGTTGTTTGCTTTAAAGTTATCGGTTAATCGCTTTTGGTTTGTTGGGGGCTGGGCGCGTTAGACAATGTACGGTGCGCGCATGGCGCGGGAGCGCAGTCGGTTGGCCTCCGCATCGTTGAACTCCGCTTTTTCCGGGTTAAACTTCAGGTCGCGCTTTAGCCACATGCAGATGTTGGCGGCGTGGACCGTGGCCATGGTGTTATACATGACCTCGGGATTGGCCACCGTTTTGCGGCGCGACTTCACACAGTCGAAGAAATTCCGCACATGATTCATGGGGCGTTGCGTGCGGGCCATGTAGTCGCCCACCAGTTTCTTGAAATCAGCCAGGAGGGCAGGGGAGGATACGTCCGGTTTGGCATAACCATCCGCAGCGGCTACCCAACCATCCGGGCCGTCGAACCGCATCCCGCAGGAGCCGTGCCAATACTTGTCACCGCGGGAGAGAATCAGCTTCGTGCCATTGGCAAAGCCCGTGACCATGCCATCGGCGGTCGGGTTGTTGACATACTGATAGTCCACCGCCGAAGTATTCAGCGCGTCAATGCCCGCTTGCGCCTGGGCAAACGTGTGCGCGCCCCATTCCCCGATGCAACTGGTGTGGAAATCATAATGCCCGCGCCAGCCGCCCCGCACATAATCCGCGTTGTAGGGACGCCAGGGGCATGGGCCCAGCCAGGCATCCCAATCCACTTCCTCTTTGGGCGGTTCCGGCTGGGCCGGCAGCCAATCGTGCCGCATCTCGGCGGCGTCCCAGGGGGCAATATGCGCATACGCCGTATGGACCTTGCCCAAGCGACCACTGCGCGCCATCTCGATGCAATAGACGAAATTGGCCTCGCTCAGCCGCTGCGTGCCGGTCTGGTAAACCCGCCCGTAGCGTTTGGCGGTAGCGACCACGGATTGGCCTTCCGCCAGCGTCATGCAGGAGGGCTTCTCGCAATACACATCTTTACCCGCCCGCAACGCCATCGTGGCCGCATACGCATGCAAACGATCCCCGGTGGCGATTAAGAGCGCGTCAATATCCGTGCGCGTGGCCAGGAACTCGCGCATATCCGTGTACATCGCGCAATCCGTGTTGCCGTACTTGTTATCCACCATCTGCTTGACCCGTTCACGCGAAGTCTTTTTA
The genomic region above belongs to Verrucomicrobiota bacterium and contains:
- a CDS encoding Gfo/Idh/MocA family oxidoreductase; this translates as MSQRANKFGTRISAESAAFQNRSSRRRFFKHAALAGGVIAVPCLIPASALGRDGAVPPSERIVFGGLGVGNRGSGVLNWMLPEPDVQFVAICDAKKTSRERVKQMVDNKYGNTDCAMYTDMREFLATRTDIDALLIATGDRLHAYAATMALRAGKDVYCEKPSCMTLAEGQSVVATAKRYGRVYQTGTQRLSEANFVYCIEMARSGRLGKVHTAYAHIAPWDAAEMRHDWLPAQPEPPKEEVDWDAWLGPCPWRPYNADYVRGGWRGHYDFHTSCIGEWGAHTFAQAQAGIDALNTSAVDYQYVNNPTADGMVTGFANGTKLILSRGDKYWHGSCGMRFDGPDGWVAAADGYAKPDVSSPALLADFKKLVGDYMARTQRPMNHVRNFFDCVKSRRKTVANPEVMYNTMATVHAANICMWLKRDLKFNPEKAEFNDAEANRLRSRAMRAPYIV